TTGGTGCGTAAGATCTGGCCAGATCAAACAAACACCGAACCATACGTTCACTCTCCCCACGCCATTTTGAAGCTAAAGTAGCAGAGGAAACATTGAAAAATGTTGTGCCGCACTCTGTAGCAACTGCCTTAACTAAGAGTGTCTTTCCAGTACCAGGCGGACCAAACATAAGCACACCTTTCCATGGCCTTCTGATTCCCTAGAAACATAAAAGTTTAATGGTTATTGCTCTGAAGATTTTGGCTTTATTAACTAAACTCCCTACATATATCTTGGACTAAGAATTTACCAGCTTACTTCAAGATATTAATAAACCTTAGAAACAGAAATCCTCGAAAAAAAATTACACCAAATAAAGGTTACAGAATTTTCTAGTTCAATTTTGATTGATCCAGCATACCTGGAAATACTCGGGCATCCATAAAGGAAGAACAACAGCTTCCTCCAAAAGTCTTTTGGCGTCTTTAAGTCCAGCAACATCATCCCATCTAACTCCTGGACTGGTCTCCAAGACATCTCTCTCAAGCATCGCCGCCAACTCAGGATCGGGTCCTTCATACTCTggcctcttcttctcttcagATTCATCGGTCTGAGAATATAGTTTGAGAATGAGTACAGTCCAGACAACCAAATATTGGGCATTATATAGGCACCGGCATGAGGAGAAGACTGAGCTAAAGCAAAGCAATTGTTGATTCATATCTAATCATGAGATAAGTGACTGATTTCGAAAGTAAGAATGAAGAGCCAATAGCTTGCTGATTGTGAAGGACGGTCTATAATGTGTTTACGCGGAATAACTTTGTAACCTAAAATTTACTTTACACTACTCGTCAGTTCTTCTAATGTCCCTTTTTGAAATTAGTAACAATAAGTTAAAATCAACTACCACTTTGCTGAAGAAACTCATTAAAGGTCTAACGCGTTAAAAATTGATAAATGTGACGTAAATCTTACTTTAGTATAAGAGAATTCTGAACAATGACATAAAACCAACACAAAGCAATGCAATTAACTGTGTAACTTACCGCTGATTCGCTCTTGCCCGAATTGGTTTTGCTAGAACCAGCGGCTCTTTTCCAAGTAGTTCAACAAAAACCACCCAATCAGATAATATCTTATTGGCCGACCCAAAGGGAGGCCTTCTATGTGATGGGAAATCTGCATCCTGTCAGTCACAAACTTTGTGCAGGaaaattaaaattgatttttttgatATTAGAATTTCATGAAATTGAGATACAATCTGAGATAATTAAACAAATTGCTCAAAAATTTCAATCAAACACAATCAGAGAAACAAATTTCCAGTTTAAACTTCTTTGAAATTTCCATGACATCGGCCGAATTACGTCAATTGCTTCTGCAATTTCATTCAAATAGAAAAAAATGAACCTTAAATTCTTATCAGATCACTCAAACTGATCAATTATAGAAATATATAcatagatttaataaaaaaaaacatcaaaaagaTCAACATTGATAGATCGTGCCTCTGAAATAAGTGATTTGAATAAGGAGAAatctagaaaaagaaaaaaaaaaacagagttcttcAAAGTATTTACAGAGATTTCGGGTCAATGCCGGTTTGGACGCGGGCGTAGAAGATGGGAACTCGGATACGGGTCTTCCATACTCGCAAAATGTTCTCCACCCGCaacatttttttcttcatttttcctcCTGTAAAACCAATCAAACAATGTGAAACCACTTAAATTTCAGTGGGTCTCATATACATGAACCGAAATCCATGAGAAAAATGAAAAACAGAGTTCTAAAAAATAATAGGAAAGAGGGAAAAATAATATTAAGAACTAATCAATTCTTTGTTTGTGATGGATCAGACAAGTAAACAAGTGAGATTAAAACACCCATCAAGTAAAAAGAGATCCGTTTAATTTTCATTTAGCTCGCAACGGAGGATTAAGAAATTTGGGATGCTTCTGCAGCAAATTTGGGATGCTTTTGCAGCTAAAATTTTGCTACAGTCTGTTGAGCAAAGGTAAAATGGAGATAAAAATGAGGTGAACATGAAAAGGCTAATTAGCTTCTCTACTCCACGTGTGGCTCATGCACACAATTGCCATGTTTTATTTGGGTAAATAaactggaaagaaaatattccatgTAATAATTACACGAGGTAATTTTTTTTAGGGTCAATTACAAAATGATCCTATTTTTGTTAATTCATttacaaaatgatcatacttttgttttttatttacaaAATGTTCACATTTTGGCCGAGATAACGTTTGGTGAAAAAAACGGGGTTACTTGTCTCCGAAATACCCTCCCTTTTAACTCAAGCTCTTTAACTGCAGTTAACCCATCCTAGTTCTGCTGAGTAGTCTAGGCCAGAGCAGTTGCACAGCCTGAACCACCGTTGCGCAATGATTGCCATCATAGCTTCATTCCAACCATGTTGGCGCCTCACCAGGCCACCACCTACATTGCATCTACTTATTTCAGTTCATGGAAGCTACAGTGCAGCTTCACCTCTTTGTGAACTCATAAACCAACTCTCATCATAGCACCTTCAGCTCAAACTAACCATCATAGCAGCACATCTATACAGCACCACCACCATTTCCACTTCCAACACAACAACACAACCCATTGCAGTAACTCATTCCTCAATATTTCTCTGTAATCACCACCAACATCTTCCACACTCAGTGCCACCAATACAGTTCATCACCATTAATCTACAATACCCGGCTTAGACCAATTCAATAAGTCACACTGCAAACCACCAAAACTGTCGTTACTTCTCAGCAACACTAAGTTCAGCTGCACCAGACTTTAAAACTTGAATCCAAGCTCAAACCCTAAGTCAAACACTATCAACACAAGCAGCTCCATCTTCTTTGCATCATAACCTGtaaaacctaacattcatctaacccATTTTAATGAACTTAAACATCCTTTTGAACAGCGCCACCATCCTCTCCATCTGCAATACTTCTCAAACCCCAAATCTGCATCATACCCTTCTCATAACAGATCACCAGGAACTCCCTGTTAATCATCACAGTCAGCGACATCAACTCCTCTGAATCACACGAACCCATCTCTATCAATTCTTCTATattcaatttctcaatttcatcctctctgtTACCGATTCCTCAAATTTCCACACATACCCATCTTGACCTAATGGAAGTTTGATGGTAATTCGAATCCAGCACCACTTAGATCTTTTGAATCAAATTAGAATCCTTCATCTGATTTCAAGAATCAAACCCTAAAGTAGTGTCGACCTCAATTAAGAACAACAACACCAGTATCTCTTGTAACCGATTCCTGATATCTAACTCCCTGATCCacagtattcatcttcttctccattaaTTCTTCAACAACATCATTCACCAGATCCCCTTTTCTATCTGTGTGTCTTAGTATCACAGTCTTCTTTTCTACATCATCTCCTTGATTCACCATTAACAACATCTTCCCTGGTTTCTCTTCGAATAGGATTTGCAGATTTAACCCTCACCAATTTCTCTGTTGATTCACCTCCATGAAAACTAACCCTTTTTGTACACGAACTAACTGACCTTAACCCTCACTGTTATTGATACAAATCACTCGAAAAAACTATTCAACACTCAATCGCCATTTTTGATCGCCTTTTTTTGCAGAGATAAGAGAATAGAAACACAGAGAGGGGGCAACATTGAAGAGGATAtgaaaaccctaatctcttaTAAATCAGGTCTTAGTTATGACTAATCCTAACTGTAGAAACTATTCTCGAGATGTAACAGTTGAGCGATTTACGGTTACAGATCGGGTTTGGTTAGGTCAGGGACAAAAAGGTAAACCGACACTTCCATTTAACTCTGATTTAGTGGGATCCACCACGTTAACGACCCATTTAACAGAAGTGTGATTGTTTTGTTAATGGTTTGTAGCAGTCTGACCATTTTGTAAATCAGCCAATAATTGTAGGACCGTTTTGTAGAATTTCCtttttttatgcaaaaaaaattaCACGAGGTAATTTGGGGGAATCATCTTTTACCCTACAAATATTCTAGCACCAGAAATCATTTGACCGGAGATTTAACCCATGCACACCTGGTCCTCGAAGCACATTGGTACCCCCTATCGTCGGCCTCCCCACCGCACGCGATCATCTAGTCAATATATATCCTAATAACCCATCATGGATATATCAAAAAATTACCCTCCTTGGTGAAAAGAATCACCCTCAAATCACCCGCCAATCAAAATTAAATGATTTCAATCATCACCAAAACCTTCACAGTTACAATCGACACCTGCATAATTCCCATGTCCCGTCACTATGAAGTTATGATTTCGAACATaaagaattttgataaattgaaatCAACTGAACCAATTAACAAAACAAATCATTTAAGGGTTTCTATAAGAATTGtacctgaaatttgaattttcttATAattcatttgacctaattttacTTGAGACAGGCTATTCACCAATGAGATCGACTTAAACGATTTCAAAATTGGTCGAACTGAAGAAAAAAGGGCTAGTATTTCATTTGTTGGTATGAGTATTCTCGGTAGACTTAAGATATGAACAAGACTGGATgataaaaacaaagtaaaagaaataGATTCAAGAAATTAGCAACTGATTACCAAAACCCATGTTTAATTTTGATGATATTtacgagaaaagaaaagaaaaacttactttTGATTGTTAAGAAGATGAAACCCGAAATTCAAACACGAGATCTGAAGTTAACCTTTACAAAGAACCTTCAAATACATGATTTCGATCTTCTTCTGCTTTAACACGAAAATTTGAGAGAAAAAGAGAACGATATCAGTAGAAGTATGTTGTTCTCTATCTTTATTTTTCATGATGAAAAGAGAACTAGTAtcactagaagaagaagaagaagaagcagcagcagcagagtttgagaGAGATAAGACTAGATAGAAGAGGCAAGTTATCTTAGAATCTAGGGTTTAAAGGAAAGATCTTTGAAGGGTGAAAACAAAAATTAGTTCAGCTGACCAATGTTTGACTTGGGCGGAATAATATGGCATAGTGTTCCCGACCACACACGTGCTTCGCACGCTTGAAACCAGAGCAGTTGCAATTCACAACCTCACGTGCGCGGTTGAAAAATTCGCAACGGCAGATACCTGTTGCAAAATTTTAGCAACGGGGATTAGCAACTAAAATTTTGCAACGGATCTACTGCAGTTCCTAATCTGGGTTGCAAAtcccttaaaatggtgtagtgtttgCAGGACAGTGAAATGAGCCATCCACAAATCGAAGAAGATTGTAACTGCGTAGTAGCGGAGCGATCTGAGATTTCCATAGAGGATAATTTGTAGCAGATAATTTTGATGGAGGTTTGAATGTTAATGGAATGTGTTTATCAGATGTTGCCATTGAAGATGAGTTTGTAAGATTTGATTTGAAATTAGGTTGATAATTCGGTATCTGATACCATATTGAGAAGACAAAAGTCGCTAGACAATCTTCATTAGGTTTACagatttttgattttcttcattaCAATCTCAGAAGAACAACTGAGATATTTAAAGAGCTTTTCAGCTGTTACAGGATTGGCCGGTACATGACGTACACACAACTGCCACCTGAAAGTTACCTCACACGCTCAAGTCACACAGGCGCTCGAACACACATTTCACACACTAAAATCACAAATATATACTAATACTCTAACAGAATTTGCAACATATATACGATGTTTGAAAAAGCTATAATCTAAGAATAATGCGTGTGGTGGTTTTCTATCTCTACAAGACTTTCTTATAGATGGATTCATGTCGTGGATAAAATGTTTGAGTAATCTTATGTTAACTTCATGTTTTTGTTGATTGGCGAAAATTTACTGCTCTTTTGGGTACGAGTAGTAGTACCATGATATAAATATACAGTGGCAAAGGCTCCTTCGTCGGTAAAAGAGAAaaaggtgtagatggggaaaaacgatttgctggtttttaaggaattgaggagacgaccgtacggaggagactcctcgaaccgatcgaattattaaacctcacacagatgcatcgctgcaaagggggtgctttagattcgagagatcaatctgtggtactccggcctaaatcaagacaatgaccgttccagagtaaattcggtcacaagagagtatgggttgatctgtaggagggaagctgagaaatgtgtggaatcaatggtaatcaaagattgtgggtgtgtgaattctgaatacgataagctctgagtgattgaaattgctcaattgagattagtttctcaattgatgagttgatgatctcgtgttgtcagtttgacgtgagattgatgttactgatgatgattcaatcatgattcagagacttatttatattgctggaattgtagacaccatgattccatgaagtgtgacagttgatggaatcaaggagtggggaagtggagatcgtgtttgaaaccatatgctcaacgtgtggagacttggtcgattttccacccattacctcgtgaattccttcaactgagtgcacgacttgctcacattccatcgtgtgtttgaacatacgtgtcgtagaccgccagaccaaaaccctaagtgatatccccccaagtgacacgattgacgtctcgtggtttgttagtcaattgattacttcgtggtttgatgggacgatgagtccatgtagtcgttgagttgaacatgatgttatgaAATTCGTGAATTGAATATGTCATAAGACAGAGGTAtatttcttacgatgaagtgagaaagtattgctcattcgatggatcgttgaatattgattgttgagccaatattccttggtttgaaaaaatatttatcatctgagcaagtgttgctcatgtgatgaattgttgaatatttggttgtctgagcatgtgttactggtctgatggattattggcagcgtaccaaaaatattaattagactactggtcgttgaaccgagcataattaataaaattaattaccatgaggtcgtcataaaattattaaggttagaatttggaatgatgatccttggattcagaaaccctaatttgatcaattgatgatcaattcatggttcgtcagaatttcaaccatgggacggaggagggagcgattacatggaccgtggatcaaccatgtagtgtccatatgctcacgtgagcaaatacgaagaactcctgaagatttgacgatttgttggtgaaagaatgattaaatgctggcttaatcatttattcgaaaatactcgtctgagccttaggtgagaaaacttaattaattatgacgaggcgagggatcgaccatggagtcatgaaaccggccatgggttgtcccgtgaccgcctgatgatcacttcatgaaaatccaaagtgtttggaagagttttggacctaatacgagcacttgagcaaattaggtcaaaactgtgaaaattgatgggaccggcttccgtgagccaaagagccaatcttggtggtcaagatagtgtgctcgtgtccccacgacgtccgcgtctcagtcctgagaatttcgatattttctagcgtgcaattgagcatccattcgcgAAAAtattgcaaaattagggtttcgacgaaactgaggaaaacactatgagatgatgaaaaataattataaaataaagaatgaggaggcgtgggaccgccgtggtcaaggcatggtcggccggtcgtgaccatggtcccgtggtgccttttccttaactttataatattttgatgattttatgaaaaattcatgaattttgagaaatttgatgaattttgggagtttccatgaattgaaagagttttcatgagttcaaggaagcaaaaaatattaaaataataaaacaagggcgcgtgggaccgtggaaggcatggccggccggcttgggcctggtcccacgagttttcataaatttttaatatttttttaggtattttgatgatttgaggaaatttttcctaatttgagaggaataccatgaaatcaaggaatttgatgaattcaaggaaaactaataataaaaataataaaacaaagggacgtgtgggaccgtctagggcccggtcccacaagttttcataatttatattattttattcttatttgatgatttgtgcaaaaataccatgaaatcaaggagttttttcatgaaattggagaaataataataataataataataaaataataaagaattgtgggtgtggggccggttgggaccaaggcatggccggttggccaatggtcacgccccacactcctttccttaattttatattattttttatggatttatggaagtaccatgaaaccgaggagtttcctcgagacgaaggagatttgataaaatgagaggattttcatcaaatcatggaaaataataaaaatgcattaaaaatataaaactggcgtgggattgaccacgacacggtcagtcgtgtgtccgtgctcccagcaccctggtcaatatttttaattatttattattttcttctctattttgcataggttcatcgttttgttgtatttttgaaatattcgttcgtgcggtgactgttagtgtatcatcgtttaatacaccttcaccattcgaatcggggcttacttagaggtagctcagacgcccgattgttgattatttattactaattgtggaattcagtggagaataattcacaaaactgagtaataagatgtttattattaattcataggatcagctgaggattcgactacaaattcagaataataaagtgagcattaccattccatgggatcgtagattcgaccatagaatcggagtaattaaggtttatctattaccatttatgagaccagttgtggattcgatcatgaaatcggagtaatgagataatataattattgctattctatgagatcaagctgtggattcgatcatagaatcagagaaattgttattgccattccatgggaccagttgtggactcgaccatggaataggagcaataatagtttattccgggaattcagtagtgaatgtcacggcagaatcaatcttaattaggaataattaactttgtggctctatactagcagagcaagctgtctaagagcattaattatcccgatatgagcttgtcggtaagtcatatcctttatatagtcagggtaaactcgttgtttgttcctgaagatgttatcgctctataatagcagagcaagctgtctaggagctgtccatctcgtgatgctatatcgaaataatcactgaaagtattcagtattcatgagatatgccgttgtccagtcgtgagactacatatctacatgtactctgagagaaagtactctccgttgagaattcgatgagagactcgtgtctcgatactcacgtctgattgctgaatcggagtttcgtataattatgagtttatgaatttagactttgtcgaaaatccaccatctacattaagtcccctgcttactgaggaaagttgtgttccttagtcagcattaaatggtgattttccggccataaataataatacaagtaattgaacttagtcgtaagttgagacgttaccggatttagagagcatgagcaaaccacgacttgatgaaggcttcaatgtcatgattggagcatcgtttgatgagcataaattggtgttgaaccgctggtttggatgacgagtccgtggtcggttaggatttgcGGGTCGGGcctaataaggaaatccttagaaaattaggttttggaaataaaattgatataaaagggattaacccttttttttttccttcacacacgtccagcaccttcatcacctctccatcaccttcacgtcagGAGCAAGTGGAGGAAATTTTTTTGCCGGAGCTTCGTCGTCGTCCGACCGCCGCCGCCGTTGCcaccggccaacttccggccgattcacccaggtgcgtttttttttttggtttgatgatttttatgatcctcatgagttgttcatgcttttatcgtgatgaatttatatacatgtgtgtatattagtgtgagttttatgaaaaaaccctcgttttttgaaaacgtatgttcattcgatcgttagttttgaaaactaactataatccatgatttaggagagatttttttttaatatgaacctaggtccagtgataaaacttagtgtatgagctttcatgtataccaaggtttcatcataaaagaagtgaattttcatgaaatcggaataatccttcgttttaaagacaaataatgatgacacgaaggaaaatgtatgatgaacttgtgtccagtgataaaattttgcttatgattttcatgtaaatacaaaactttatcatatgtatgagatgtgagctttcacaatatttttgaaataaaccttcgttttaaagacaaataacgacgatacgaaggaaaaatattttttttttatatatatatgcagccgtgacatatattgtgcaaatatatgatatatttttttcatgagtttgttttcattaaaaaaatccttgagatttatgtatgcaagttgcattaattgctgtttttcgaaaaaaacagaaacgtgggttttgaggaaccttcgaagatagacatatatttatgatgaaatattttattgtaaacttcataggtcagttgtgtgaatgttcacattatgaaaattgtgtccgtgatttcatgaaaaatcagtttcggaaattaaataaagtttcgttcgtttttgcagttttcgaagagacgaacgattttgaggtgttaactctagcattactatcactattgttagtggaagtataaaaggtaagagttaagagttaccatttttgctgatgttggtttgtttacatagtagtaatctttgatcttccggttccagaaaatgtcgaccaacataacagcaattacgattactggtattcctcttcttcctctggctcttctgatgaggattccgacgctcctgtagcgaaatcaaggctagggttacccagaaggggcgaagcctaatgttccttgggtgagaagagtctcttttgctgaactcgaaaaaaagagctgaagacaaaaaggaggatgcccgtcaacgtgaaaaatcgcacccggcgtaagagacagagggttgaggagaagcgtca
This genomic stretch from Papaver somniferum cultivar HN1 chromosome 5, ASM357369v1, whole genome shotgun sequence harbors:
- the LOC113279025 gene encoding katanin p60 ATPase-containing subunit A1-like; protein product: MGSCDSEELMSLTVMINREFLVICYEKGMMQIWGLRSIADGEDGGAVQKDKQLTAAGSSKTNSGKSESATDESEEKKRPEYEGPDPELAAMLERDVLETSPGVRWDDVAGLKDAKRLLEEAVVLPLWMPEYFQGIRRPWKGVLMFGPPGTGKTLLVKAVATECGTTFFNVSSATLASKWRGESERMVRCLFDLARSYAPSTIFIDEIDSLCNSRGASGEHESSRRVKSELLVQVDGVNASTPGDDGARKIVMVLAATNFPWDVDEALRFAKIVRSNI